A single genomic interval of Primulina huaijiensis isolate GDHJ02 chromosome 7, ASM1229523v2, whole genome shotgun sequence harbors:
- the LOC140980740 gene encoding uncharacterized protein isoform X1 — protein sequence MTVDREAKQSKRGTMKHGSNTERVTRHYELISRCSPSFFQSTVQKLKPKIGLRQMLGLKKTPFFHLFEMPKFHVSFARVESILRRYDLISDAFVFGDKIDIPFISSEFSVVMRLKDIGQHIDLDMSMESDIVGRHFQGKTSIVKRKNIAAKLDMLADKQEDIDVDDFVKLYIIFVFNCILFPTSNCTTPRFLLPYVDDLSKICNYAWGNAAYRFLNEEILKHVRDGERRKKYFDGCVIGLMAWVYERIPSLGKPCALHIFPRFFRWVDSKIPNDLDAASVAFLSITKNKV from the exons ATGACAGTGGACAGAGAGGCAAAGCAAAGCAAACGAGGAA CAATGAAGCATGGTTCGAATACTGAAAGAGTTACGAGACATTATGAGTTGATTAGTCGTTGTTCTCCTTCCTTTTTTCAGAGCACGGTTCAAAAATTGAAACCAAAAATTGGTTTGAGGCAAATGTTGGGTTTGAAGAAAACTCCTTTTTTTCACTTGTTTGAAATGCCTAAATTTCATGTTAGTTTTGCTAGGGTTGAGTCAATTCTCCGTAGATATGACCTGATTTCAGATGCTTTTGTTTTTGGTGATAAAATAGATATCCCATTTATTTCATCTGAATTTTCTGTAGTTATGAGGCTGAAAGATATTGGCCAGCACATTGATTTAGATATGTCAATGGAATCTGATATTGTCGGGAGACATTTTCAAGGAAAAACAAGTATTGTCAAACGAAAAAATATTGCAGCAAAACTTGATATGTTAGCAGACAAGCAAGAAGATATCGATGTTGACGATTTTGTAAagctatatattatttttgttttcaattgtaTCTTATTTCCAACAAGCAATTGTACGACTCCTCGGTTCTTGTTGCCTTATGTTGACGACCTCAGCAAGATATGCAATTATGCATGGGGCAATGCAGCATATAgatttttaaatgaagaaattttGAAACATGTACGCGATGGCGAAAGgagaaagaaatattttgatggtTGCGTAATTGGATTGATG GCATGGGTGTATGAACGGATTCCATCACTTGGGAAACCATGTGCTTTGCATATATTTCCAAGGTTTTTTCGTTGGGTTGACTCTAAAATCCCAAATGATCTCGATGCAGCTTCTGTTGCTTTTCTTTCCATAACAAAGAATAAGGTTTGA
- the LOC140981705 gene encoding uncharacterized protein: MKRIFHVDNMEGKNRVSKGKERRYTEENDDLIPRDAHEFDEFADESLKSIESGDKVPFDGYDGGSDLAKKRRKSVEESDEYMTFEAHKFDAAEKLNAFEIGDKVSFEVYDGGHASEGKSEKYVDTDGIENEQAIEDSHRDRVDNNVVHFDIKRGTLEAILWYNEHELVVQLNIYNGNIISRVR; encoded by the coding sequence ATGAAGAGAATttttcatgttgacaatatggaAGGTAAAAATAGAGTTTCAAAGGGGAAGGAGAGAAGATATACAGAAGAAAATGATGATTTGATTCCTCGTGATGCACATGAGTTTGACGAGTTTGCAGATGAAAGTTTAAAATCTATTGAAAGTGGTGATAAAGTTCCTTTCGATGGATATGATGGTGGTTCTGATTTAGCGAAAAAAAGGAGAAAGAGTGTAGAAGAAAGTGATGAGTATATGACATTTGAGGCTCATAAATTTGATGCAGCTGAAAAATTAAATGCTTTTGAAATTGGTGACAAAGTTTCTTTTGAGGTTTATGATGGTGGTCATGCTTCAGAAGGAAAGAGCGAAAAATATGTTGATACGGATGGAATTGAAAATGAACAGGCTATTGAGGATTCACATAGAGATAGAGTTGACAACAATGTGGTACACTTTGACATAAAACGTGGTACTTTGGAAGCTATATTGTGGTACAATGAACATGAACTTGTTGTACAGCTGAACATATACAACGGAAATATCATCTCAAGAGTACGATAA
- the LOC140981469 gene encoding uncharacterized protein, with the protein MLLGSCLYNRRLFIFTIEENMSLMQMYFHLANKCDQINPSSIIIQYLTPHRKLYVTLNEDEDVGNMITLFAYMKMNIIDMIAVRKDEIIPIDMNNLRNDVDTDVGSSSASQFEMVLQNNSIDAWSHLIHGEGQNFKNPDEFRKVVKNYAIATRRSFVYKKNDSQKIIVVCNVKGCSWRIYASKYKADETFGIRKCCLQHVCGEANLRTRGHPKADSVWVANIVKDKLRGEPSYRPSAIVRDIHREYGVELKYHKAWMGKEIAMHQIYGT; encoded by the exons ATGCTGCTGGGAAGTTGTTTGTACAATAGGCGATTGTTTATCTTTACAATCGAGGAAAATATGAGCCTAATGCAGATGTATTTTCATCTTGCCAACAAATGTGATCAAATCAATCCTTCTTCAATCATCATACAATACCTTACACCTCACCGAAAGTTATATGTGACATTGAATGAAGATGAGGATGTCGGTAATATGATCACATTGTTTGCTTATATGAAAATGAACATCATTGACATGATAGCAGTCCGAAAAGATGAAATTATTCCAATTGACATGAATAACCTCAG GAATGATGTTGATACAGATGTTGGTTCTTCGAGTGCTTCTCAATTTGAAATGGTTCTACAAAATAACTCCATTGATGCTTGGAGTCATTTGATTCATGGAGAaggacaaaattttaaaaatcctgATGAGTTTCGAAAGGTTGTTAAAAACTATGCTATTGCTACTAGGAGATCGTTTGTGTATAAGAAAAATGATAGTCAAAAAATTATAGTTGTTTGTAATGTCAAAGGTTGTTCATGGAGAATATATGCATCCAAATATAAGGCAGATGAAACGTTTGGAATTAGAAAATGTTGTCTTCAGCACGTATGTGGAGAGGCAAATCTTCGAACTAGGGGCCATCCAAAGGCTGATTCTGTTTGGGTGGCTAATATTGTTAAAGATAAATTGAGAGGGGAACCATCATATCGACCATCTGCAATTGTAAGAGATATTCATAGGGAATATGGCGTTGAATTGAAGTATCATAAGGCCTGGATGGGCAAGGAAATAGCAATGCATCAAATTTATGGGACATAG
- the LOC140980740 gene encoding uncharacterized protein isoform X2 produces MTVDREAKQSKRGIMRLKDIGQHIDLDMSMESDIVGRHFQGKTSIVKRKNIAAKLDMLADKQEDIDVDDFVKLYIIFVFNCILFPTSNCTTPRFLLPYVDDLSKICNYAWGNAAYRFLNEEILKHVRDGERRKKYFDGCVIGLMAWVYERIPSLGKPCALHIFPRFFRWVDSKIPNDLDAASVAFLSITKNKV; encoded by the exons ATGACAGTGGACAGAGAGGCAAAGCAAAGCAAACGAGGAA TTATGAGGCTGAAAGATATTGGCCAGCACATTGATTTAGATATGTCAATGGAATCTGATATTGTCGGGAGACATTTTCAAGGAAAAACAAGTATTGTCAAACGAAAAAATATTGCAGCAAAACTTGATATGTTAGCAGACAAGCAAGAAGATATCGATGTTGACGATTTTGTAAagctatatattatttttgttttcaattgtaTCTTATTTCCAACAAGCAATTGTACGACTCCTCGGTTCTTGTTGCCTTATGTTGACGACCTCAGCAAGATATGCAATTATGCATGGGGCAATGCAGCATATAgatttttaaatgaagaaattttGAAACATGTACGCGATGGCGAAAGgagaaagaaatattttgatggtTGCGTAATTGGATTGATG GCATGGGTGTATGAACGGATTCCATCACTTGGGAAACCATGTGCTTTGCATATATTTCCAAGGTTTTTTCGTTGGGTTGACTCTAAAATCCCAAATGATCTCGATGCAGCTTCTGTTGCTTTTCTTTCCATAACAAAGAATAAGGTTTGA
- the LOC140980660 gene encoding casein kinase 1-like protein 10 has protein sequence MDHVAGGKFKLGRKIGSGSFGELYLGVNIQNGEEVAIKLESVKTKHPQLHYESKIYMLLQGGTGIPNLKWFGVEAEYNVMVIDLLGPSLEDLFNYCNRKLSLKTVLMLADQLINRVEYMHSRGFLHRDIKPDNFLMGLGRKANQVYAIDFGLAKKYRDLQTHKHIPYRENKNLTGTARYASVNTHLGVEQSRRDDLESLGYVLIYFLRGSLPWQGLKAGNKKQKYDKISEKKMLTPIEVLCKSYPSEFISYFHYCRSLRFEDKPDYSYLKRLFRDLFIREGYQFDYVFDWTILKYPQIGASSKARNPPGNAVAGTSGERAGRTSVGRDIRDKFSGAVEAFSRRNTSGHARPGDYSRHRTSSEDVPSSKDVQPDSERGRTSRNGSSSKRAAISSSRPSSSGEVTDGRSSRLVSSTGRISTAHRIQPGIESKPPSFSRAAITKGSRDDPLRSFDFLSIRK, from the exons ATGGATCATGTCGCGGGTGGTAAATTTAAGCTCGGGAGAAAAATCGGGAGTGGTTCATTTGGCGAGCTCTACCTAg GTGTGAACATACAAAATGGTGAAGAAGTTGCCATCAAGCTG GAATCTGTGAAGACCAAACACCCTCAACTACACTATGAGTCAAAAATTTATATGCTTCTACAAGGAGGAA CGGGCATTCCTAACCTGAAATGGTTTGGAGTTGAGGCTGAGTATAATGTCATGGTGATAGACCTTCTGGGACCTAGTTTGGAAGATCTATTCAATTATTGCAATAGGAAGTTGTCCTTGAAAACAGTTTTAATGCTTGCAGATCAATTA ATCAATAGGGTTGAATATATGCATTCAAGAGGATTTCTTCACCGTGATATAAAGCCTGACAATTTTTTGATGGGCTTGGGACGCAAAGCAAATCAG GTATATGCTATCGATTTTGGTCTGGCCAAAAAATATCGAGATCTACAGACTCATAAGCACATACCATACAG GGAAAACAAGAATCTTACAGGGACTGCTCGCTATGCCAGTGTCAATACACACCTTGGAGTTG AACAAAGCAGAAGGGACGATTTGGAATCTCTTGGTTATGTCCTTATATATTTTCTGAGAGGAAG CCTTCCCTGGCAAGGACTTAAAGCTGGTAACAAAAAGCAGAAATATGACAAGATCAGTGAGAAGAAGATGTTAACACCAATAGAG GTTCTGTGTAAATCATATCCATCAGAATTCATATCTTATTTTCACTATTGTCGATCTTTGAGATTTGAAGACAAGCCAGACTATTCTTACTTGAAGAGGCTTTTTCGGGATTTGTTTATCCGAGAAG GTTACCAATTTGACTATGTGTTTGATTGGACTATATTAAAGTATCCTCAGATAGGTGCCAGTTCCAAAGCAAGA AATCCCCCTGGCAACGCAGTGGCTGGAACTTCTGGGGAAAGAGCGGGAAGAACATCAG TGGGGCGAGATATCCGAGATAAATTTTCAGGCGCAGTTGAAGCTTTCTCTAGAAGGAATACTTCAGGTCATGCTCGGCCTGGTGACTATTCAAGACACCGGACATCATCAGAAGATGTACCTTCATCCAAGGATGTG CAACCTGATTCAGAAAGAGGCCGTACATCTCGAAATGGCAGTTCTTCAAAGAGAGCAGCCATTTCGAGTAGCCGGCCAAGCTCCTCTGGTGAGGTTACTGATGGGCGCTCTAGCAGATTGGTCTCAAGCACTGGTCGTATATCCACCGCACACAGAATTCAACCAGGCATTGAGTCCAAGCCGCCATCTTTCTCTCGTGCTGCTATCACCAAAGGTTCTCGAGACGACCCTCTTCGCAGCTTTGACTTTCTCTCTATCAGGAAGTAA
- the LOC140981706 gene encoding uncharacterized protein: MNKFRRLFISLHACIVGFVKGCRPLIFLDGTHIKKKFKGCILSAVTKDANDDLFTLAFAVVEAENDANWEWLCLKLRRVLEMQNCVAFSHFTFFSDRHSGLVKAIPGIFTGSPHSYCLRHLVDNFRRQILKKYPLHNKKHWESIFQKAAYAATENEFIGHITSIIKSMPLAEEFIKSSEPENWANCLFSGKRWCIINNNQAECWNSWIKPARFLPIVAMVDSIRVQIMNMMNNRRESSLVMAGNLCPKPENNLLRNYTKSRNLKVDRSSSWIFEVLDGDKRCAVDLEKWSCSCRTWNLNGIPCNYTKSQDMQGSNVTARWGYFCRYSLS, translated from the exons ATGAACAAGTTTCGACGACTTTTTATCTCTTTACATGCATGTATTGTTGGATTTGTTAAGGGATGCAGACCTTTGATTTTTTTAGATGGAacacatattaaaaaaaaattcaaaggatGCATACTAAGTGCTGTGACAAAAGATGCTAATGATGATCTATTCACTTTAGCATTTGCTGTAGTGGAGGCTGAGAACGATGCTAACTGGGAATGGCTCTGTTTGAAATTGAGGCGTGTCTTGGAAATGCAAAATTGTGTAGCTTTCTCACATTTCACATTCTTTTCTGATAGGCATAGTGGTCTTGTTAAGGCAATCCCCGGTATATTTACAGGTAGTCCCCATTCATATTGCCTACGACACTTGGTGGATAATTTTCGTAGGCAG attttgaagAAGTATCCACTGCACAACAAAAAACATTGGGAATCTATATTCCAGAAAGCAGCATACGCGGCAACAGAGAATGAGTTTATTGGTCATATTACTAGTATAATCAAGTCAATGCCTCTTGCAGAAGAATTTATTAAAAGTTCGGAGCCCGAAAATTGGGCAAATTGCTTATTTTCTGGAAAAAGATGGTGCATTATCAACAACAATCAAGCAGAATGTTGGAATAGTTGGATTAAACCTGCAAGGTTTTTGCCGATTGTAGCCATGGTCGATAGCATACGGGTACAAATTATGAACATGATGAATAATCGACGAGAGTCATCTCTAGTAATGGCTGGAAATCTCTGTCCTAAGCCAGAAAATAATTTGTTGCGGAACTACACTAAATCTCGGAATTTGAAGGTTGATAGGTCTAGTTCATGGATTTTTGAGGTTCTTGATGGTGATAAAAGATGTGCGGTGGATTTGGAAAAATGGAGTTGCTCATGTAGAACGTGGAATCTTAATGGGATCCCTTGTAACTACACTAAATCGCAGGACATGCAAGGAAGCAATGTAACAGCTAGATGGGGCTATTTTTGTCGGTATTCATTAAGCTGA
- the LOC140980741 gene encoding vacuolar protein sorting-associated protein 2 homolog 3-like, whose product MNIFSKKPTAKEALRESKREMSNATRGIEREIHTLQLEEKKLVAEIKRTAKTGNEAATKVLARQLVRLRQQIANLQGSRAQMRGIATHTQAMSAQSSVAVGMKGASKAMAAMNKQMAPAKQMKVIHEFQKQSAQMDMTTEMMSDAIDDALDDDEAEEETDELTNQVLDEIGVDVASQLSAAPKGKITGKNTEGSSSSNIDELEKRLAALRNP is encoded by the exons ATGAACATCTTCTCCAAAAAGCCCACGGCCAAAG AGGCCCTTCGGGAGAGTAAACGGGAAATGTCCAATGCCACTAGAG GTATAGAGAGGGAAATCCATACATTGCAGTTGGAG GAGAAGAAACTTGTTGCTGAGATCAAGAGAACTGCTAAAACGGGGAATGAG GCAGCAACAAAAGTTCTTGCTCGCCAACTGGTCCGGCTTCGTCAACAAATAGCCAATTTACAAGGTAGTCGAGCTCAAATGAGGGGCATAGCGACTCATACCCAG GCAATGTCTGCTCAATCGTCTGTTGCTGTCGGTATGAAAGGTGCCAGTAAAGCCATGGCGGCCATGAATAAG CAAATGGCCCCTGCCAAGCAAATGAAAGTGATTCACGAATTTCAAAAACAATCAGCACAAATGGATATGACT ACTGAAATGATGTCAGATGCCATAGACGATGCTTTAGATGACGATGAGGCTGAAGAGGAAACAGACGAGTTGACAAATCAA GTGCTGGATGAAATTGGTGTGGATGTCGCCTcacag TTGTCAGCTGCTCCTAAAGGTAAAATTACTGGGAAGAACACCGAGGGATCTAGCAG TTCAAACATCGATGAACTTGAGAAGAGATTGGCAGCCCTCAGAAATCCTTGA